The following nucleotide sequence is from Brachyspira suanatina.
TAAAGAGTTTAAATATTTTTCCATATTATCTTTTGACATAATGAATGGATTTTGTTCATTTGCTTTTAGATTGCCTGCTTTTTCTAAATTAGCATATCCATTGTCAGCGAATAAATGTGCTGTTAATGATACAGATGCATTTCTTGATATAGCTTCTTTTTTGAAATATTCAGCTGAAGTTTTATATTTTGATATTAAATCTCTATCTTTTGGAAGTCCTGTGCCTCCCCAAAGTACAGCAGTGTATTCTTTTCCTCTAAATTTTACAGGAAATATAAAAGAAGTGCATCCTGCAGTATGTCCCGGTGTTTCTAATATAGTTATGCTTGTATCTCCTAGTTTTATTATATCTTTATCTTTTGAATATATATCAACTTTTGTTTTTGGAGAACGAGGAGAATTTGCTCCAGTGTTTAAATTGTACATTAAATCTGTATCTGTTTTTGTAAGTATAACTTTAGCACCGTATTTTTCTCTTAAATATTTAGCTCCGCCGTAATGATCTCCATGTCCATGACTCAATATTATATATTTTAATTGTTTTGGGTCTAATCCGAAGCCTTTAATGCCATCTTCTATAAGTTTAGCATCCCTGTCGTCCCACATAGAATCTATCAATATTAAGCCGTCTGATGTACTTATCACCCAAGCGACAACACTCACAGTACCTATACAATATACATTATCAAATACTTTAGTTGGTTTTAAAGGAGTATTATCGTTTAGGTAATCCATCGGAGTCTTTTCAGCAGCAAACACTGAAAAAATTAATATTAAATAAATGAAAAAAGTTTTTTGCCAAAATAACATGATTTATACCTCCTTATCTATTTAAATAATAATACGTATACGTACTAATGTCAATATGAATAATTGTTTTTTATGAAAAAAATTAAAAAATTATATAATAGTGATTATAATAATATTTCATATATGTTATAATTATGCAATCTTATAGTTTGGAAAGTATTATGTTAAGAAAGTCATTAATTATAATTTTTCTTTTTATTGCTGGTATATTATATTCTCAGGAATCGCAAGACCCTCCTGTAAGCATACCAATAATAAAAGCTATAGCCAACAATGATATTAAAACTTTACAAAAATTGATAGAAGATGGGGCAGATGTAAACGTTAAAGATGCTGAAGGAAATACTCCTCTTATATGGGCTTCACTTTTGGGCTTTGACAAGATAGTAGAAGAATTATTATCAAACGGTGCTGATATTAATATGGGTAATGGTTTTGGAAATACTCCTGTAATGGCAGCGGTACTAGAGGGAAAAACTAGCACTGTAAGGATTTTAATATCGAAAGGGGCAGATTTAAATTCAAAAAATAGAGATGGATGGACTACTGTGATGTGGGCTTGTGTTAATGGGAATTTATCTATTCTAAAAATGCTAGTTAATGCAAGAGCTGAAGTGGATATAAAAGATGTTAATGGAAGTACTCCTTTAATGATAGCATCAGACAGCGGATATACTGATATAGTTAAAGAGCTTATAAAATTAGATGTTAATGTTAATGAAAAGAATAAATTTGGTGATACTGCAATAATGATGGGAGCTATTATCGGAGATGTCAGCATCGTAAGAGAATTAATAAAAGCAGGTGCAAATATAGATGAAAAAGGTTCTAACGGAGGATCTGCTTTAATATATGCTGCTAGATTTGGAAGAACAGATGTAGTAAGAGAATTATTAAAGAATAATGCTGATATTAATATAACAGCTGATGATGGTACTTCTCCTATATTAGCGGCATGTATAGATGGACACAGTGATATTGTAAGAGAATTAATAAAGAATAATGCTGATATTAATAAAGCTGATAATGTGGGATATCGTCCATTAATAGTTTCTGCTATAGAGGATCATATAGTAATAGTTGAAGCTTTATTAAAGGCTGGTGCTGATATTGAAGCTACTACTAATGAAGGATATACTGCATTAATGGGGGCAGCCATTAGAGGAAATTTGGAAATGGCGCAGGTTTTACTAGATGCCGGAGCCGATATAAATCATAAGGCAGATAATGGAAAAACAGCATTGAGCATGGCAAAAGAAAAAGATCAGGAAGAAATGGTTAATTTTTTAAAGGCTAATGGAGCAAAATAGAAAAATACTTGAAGCTCAAATATAAAAAATTTGATTAATATCTAATAAAAAATAAAAATCAAGTTAGTTTATTTATTAGCTTATTGTAGGTATACTAAAAGCATAATAATAATATATAGTAAATAATTTATTTGATGATATATATTAATATTACAGCAATTAAAATAATGATTTTAATTATTCATTATGATTAATGGGTATTGT
It contains:
- a CDS encoding MBL fold metallo-hydrolase, translated to MLFWQKTFFIYLILIFSVFAAEKTPMDYLNDNTPLKPTKVFDNVYCIGTVSVVAWVISTSDGLILIDSMWDDRDAKLIEDGIKGFGLDPKQLKYIILSHGHGDHYGGAKYLREKYGAKVILTKTDTDLMYNLNTGANSPRSPKTKVDIYSKDKDIIKLGDTSITILETPGHTAGCTSFIFPVKFRGKEYTAVLWGGTGLPKDRDLISKYKTSAEYFKKEAISRNASVSLTAHLFADNGYANLEKAGNLKANEQNPFIMSKDNMEKYLNSLIERAEKELNK
- a CDS encoding ankyrin repeat domain-containing protein, which produces MLRKSLIIIFLFIAGILYSQESQDPPVSIPIIKAIANNDIKTLQKLIEDGADVNVKDAEGNTPLIWASLLGFDKIVEELLSNGADINMGNGFGNTPVMAAVLEGKTSTVRILISKGADLNSKNRDGWTTVMWACVNGNLSILKMLVNARAEVDIKDVNGSTPLMIASDSGYTDIVKELIKLDVNVNEKNKFGDTAIMMGAIIGDVSIVRELIKAGANIDEKGSNGGSALIYAARFGRTDVVRELLKNNADINITADDGTSPILAACIDGHSDIVRELIKNNADINKADNVGYRPLIVSAIEDHIVIVEALLKAGADIEATTNEGYTALMGAAIRGNLEMAQVLLDAGADINHKADNGKTALSMAKEKDQEEMVNFLKANGAK